A part of Haloarchaeobius sp. HME9146 genomic DNA contains:
- a CDS encoding arylsulfotransferase family protein, with protein MLTRRAYRVALGVVVLFSVLTLSFGLVTADRTTDFDDTDADADTQSVPPRDGITVIATDSNTWLGSADEGPRSNAELVAFAADGSTLYYNDTHTRYWDVDPVEGTNATVEYLYADHLSAEECNSETVCTRNGIERVNLTTGTVTDVYSRVTPGKHSTRWHDGDRLSDTRYVVADIAKDRVFVVNTSTELVEWSWDAQSEYPRSSGGPYPSDWTHVNDVEVVRDGQFMVSLRNQDQVVFLDRETGLVENWTLGSDGDHDTIYEQHNPDYIPAENGGPAVLVADSENNRVVEYQRTDDGNWTESWRYSDARAQWPRDADRLPNGNTLITDSNGNRVFEVNAQGEVVWSVDVAFPYEAERLGTGDESSGGQSMQALGGESSTGGDGTEQTPGTGGDAGTNGSTASDDGLLGSLWLTAKGLLPGRVLNAVMYVKPLWMGPLEVFAALAGVASLLVWTALELRWTPYSVSVHQPLELERD; from the coding sequence ATGCTCACGAGACGAGCGTACCGCGTCGCGCTGGGAGTCGTCGTCCTGTTCTCGGTTCTGACCCTGTCGTTCGGACTGGTCACGGCCGACCGGACGACCGACTTCGACGACACCGACGCCGACGCCGACACGCAGTCCGTTCCGCCCCGCGACGGAATCACGGTCATCGCGACCGACTCGAACACCTGGCTCGGCTCGGCCGACGAGGGCCCGCGCTCTAACGCCGAACTCGTCGCCTTCGCCGCCGACGGGAGCACGCTGTACTACAACGACACCCACACCCGCTACTGGGACGTCGACCCCGTCGAGGGGACGAACGCGACCGTCGAGTACCTCTACGCCGACCACCTCTCCGCCGAGGAGTGCAACAGCGAGACGGTCTGTACGCGAAACGGGATCGAACGCGTAAACCTCACCACGGGGACCGTCACCGACGTCTACTCCAGGGTCACGCCCGGCAAGCATTCGACCCGCTGGCACGACGGTGACCGGCTCTCCGACACCCGGTACGTCGTCGCCGACATCGCGAAGGACCGCGTCTTCGTCGTGAACACCAGCACCGAGCTGGTCGAGTGGTCGTGGGACGCCCAGAGCGAGTACCCGCGCTCCAGCGGGGGCCCCTACCCCTCCGACTGGACCCACGTCAACGACGTCGAGGTCGTCAGGGACGGCCAGTTCATGGTGAGCCTGCGCAACCAGGACCAGGTCGTCTTCCTCGACCGCGAGACCGGTCTCGTCGAGAACTGGACGCTGGGAAGCGACGGCGACCACGACACCATCTACGAGCAGCACAACCCGGACTACATCCCTGCCGAGAACGGCGGCCCGGCGGTGCTCGTCGCCGACTCGGAGAACAACCGGGTCGTCGAGTACCAGCGGACCGACGACGGGAACTGGACCGAGTCGTGGCGATACAGCGACGCCCGGGCCCAGTGGCCCCGTGACGCCGACCGGCTCCCGAACGGGAACACCCTCATCACCGACTCGAACGGGAACCGCGTGTTCGAGGTGAACGCGCAGGGCGAGGTCGTCTGGAGCGTCGACGTCGCCTTCCCGTACGAGGCCGAGCGCCTCGGCACCGGTGACGAGAGTTCGGGCGGCCAGAGCATGCAGGCTCTCGGTGGCGAATCGAGCACCGGCGGCGACGGGACCGAGCAGACCCCGGGCACCGGCGGCGACGCTGGTACCAACGGGAGCACGGCCAGCGACGACGGCCTCCTCGGCTCCCTCTGGCTCACGGCCAAGGGCCTCCTCCCCGGCCGGGTGCTCAACGCGGTGATGTACGTCAAACCGCTCTGGATGGGCCCGCTGGAGGTGTTCGCCGCCCTCGCGGGTGTCGCCTCGCTGCTCGTCTGGACCGCCCTCGAACTCCGCTGGACACCCTACTCCGTGTCCGTTCACCAGCCACTCGAACTGGAACGCGACTGA
- a CDS encoding ABC transporter substrate-binding protein: protein MTNSPDPPQTAESTRDPNRPRDDGPSLDRRTLLGGLASAGMAATAGCAKKAHSMLNRSNPEQVSLSIKTVPADDDPVATRIARSLATRLKQVGIDATVELLRRENLLIDVLFKQSFDLYVWQLPPLTDPDALRSLVHSRFVVEPGWQNPFGYANLGVDDLLERQRRLPGSRRQDVLSTLQERLAQTLPFVTIAFPSQVRAVRNETVSFQGGPEIHSPVGYCTLDAVGGTGTTGNETATTTAAEPRTLTATLSDPRQTENLNPLATEYRDGWTIPGLLYDPLARAVDGEIRPWLARNLDWGQDDGRDGPVATVTLREDATWHDGTPITADDVAFTYRFLSDTSLGRMESPLPAPAFRGQSTLVESAMPLDDQRIRLSFVPCTRDVAWRALTVPVLPRHDWEQASKQANVPGVQNGPVTRALVRDNIAPVGSGPLRYESRAVRNSLTLVRNDDHFLHRGDTEGLPSWVDGFDFDELTFRVVPSAAVARDLVLAGDADVSASPLRPGAVQEVGASSDVTLHVRDSSAPYHLGFNVRAAPLSNTRFRQALATLLDREHLVDEVFDGFARPAVSPLAATDSVPATLQWAGSDPLFPFPGEDGELDADRARQAFIDAGYRYTNDGRLLAR, encoded by the coding sequence ATGACGAACTCCCCTGACCCCCCGCAGACAGCTGAATCGACACGCGACCCAAACCGACCACGCGACGACGGCCCGAGCCTCGACCGCCGTACCCTGCTCGGTGGGCTGGCGAGCGCCGGGATGGCCGCCACCGCCGGGTGTGCCAAGAAGGCACACTCGATGCTCAACCGGTCGAACCCGGAGCAGGTGTCGCTCTCCATCAAGACGGTCCCGGCCGACGACGACCCGGTCGCGACCCGCATCGCTCGCTCCCTCGCCACGCGCCTCAAACAGGTCGGCATCGACGCGACGGTCGAGTTGCTCCGCCGCGAGAACCTGCTCATCGACGTGCTGTTCAAGCAGTCGTTCGACCTGTACGTCTGGCAGCTACCGCCGCTCACCGACCCCGACGCGCTTCGGTCCCTGGTCCACTCCCGCTTCGTCGTCGAACCGGGCTGGCAGAACCCGTTCGGGTACGCCAACCTCGGTGTCGACGACCTGCTCGAACGACAGCGACGGCTCCCCGGTTCGCGTCGGCAGGACGTGCTCTCGACGCTGCAAGAGCGCCTCGCACAGACGCTCCCGTTCGTCACCATCGCCTTCCCGAGCCAGGTCCGGGCGGTCCGGAACGAGACGGTCTCGTTCCAGGGCGGCCCGGAGATACACTCGCCGGTCGGCTACTGTACGCTCGACGCCGTGGGCGGAACCGGAACGACCGGGAACGAGACGGCGACCACGACCGCGGCCGAGCCCCGGACGCTGACGGCGACCCTCAGCGACCCGCGCCAGACAGAGAACCTGAACCCGCTGGCCACGGAGTACCGCGACGGCTGGACCATCCCGGGGCTACTGTACGACCCGCTCGCGCGGGCAGTCGACGGCGAGATTCGCCCGTGGCTGGCACGGAACCTCGACTGGGGACAGGACGACGGGCGAGACGGACCGGTCGCGACGGTCACCCTCCGCGAGGACGCCACGTGGCACGACGGGACGCCCATCACGGCCGACGACGTGGCGTTCACCTACCGCTTCCTCTCGGATACGTCGCTGGGTCGCATGGAGAGTCCGCTCCCGGCACCCGCGTTCCGTGGGCAGTCCACCCTGGTCGAGTCGGCGATGCCACTGGACGACCAGCGCATCCGTCTCTCGTTCGTCCCGTGCACCCGGGACGTGGCCTGGCGGGCCCTGACCGTCCCCGTCCTGCCCCGGCACGACTGGGAGCAGGCCAGCAAGCAGGCGAACGTCCCGGGCGTGCAGAACGGCCCGGTCACACGGGCCCTCGTCCGTGACAACATCGCGCCGGTGGGGAGTGGCCCCCTGCGATACGAGTCGCGAGCGGTCCGCAACTCGCTCACGCTGGTCCGCAACGACGACCACTTCCTGCACCGGGGGGACACCGAGGGCCTGCCGTCGTGGGTCGACGGCTTCGACTTCGACGAACTCACCTTCCGGGTGGTCCCGTCGGCCGCGGTCGCCCGCGACCTCGTGCTCGCGGGTGACGCGGACGTGTCTGCGAGCCCCCTGCGGCCGGGGGCGGTACAGGAGGTGGGAGCGTCGAGCGACGTGACCCTGCACGTCAGGGACTCGTCCGCACCCTACCACCTCGGGTTCAACGTCCGGGCCGCGCCGCTCAGCAACACGCGGTTCCGCCAGGCCCTCGCCACGTTGCTCGACCGGGAGCACCTCGTCGACGAGGTCTTCGACGGGTTCGCCCGGCCCGCGGTGAGCCCGCTGGCCGCGACCGACAGCGTCCCGGCGACCCTGCAGTGGGCCGGGTCGGATCCGCTGTTCCCCTTCCCGGGCGAGGACGGTGAACTGGACGCCGACCGCGCGAGACAGGCGTTCATCGACGCCGGGTACCGCTACACCAACGATGGGAGGTTGCTCGCCCGATGA